In Gammaproteobacteria bacterium, the genomic stretch CCGTATCACTGTCAGGCGCCAACCGATGTTCTCCACCGTCCCTTCGATATTGCGATCCGGCGAACGGATCCAGTCACCTACAGAAAAGGGACGGTCCAGATAAATCATCAATCCGCCGAAAAAATTCGCTAACATATCCCGGGCAGCAAAGCCCACGGCAATACCACCTACCCCACCAAAGGCAAGTACACCGGAAATACTGAATCCCAAGGTTTGTAACACCACCAACGCAGCGGTAATCATTACAGCCAGACGTAACAACTTGGTTATGGCATCCATGGTGGTAACATCGACATCAACACCTTTACTCCGGCGCGCCTGAATAATATTGACCTCGGCCTGCTTAATAAATCGAACCAAAAACCAGGTAATGCAAACTATCACCCCAATGTTGCGCGCAGGTTCTACATAGACAAATAAATCCGTCTTGGCATTGGCATCCACCACCTGCACGGCAATACTGAGACCCACCACCCAAATCAGCAAACCAAGGGGCGCCCGTGCTGAGGTCAGCACTGCATCGTCCCAGGGGTTCGGAGTTGCCGCCAGACGTGCCTCAAAACGCTTCAATACCCGCCGCTGAATAAAGTCCACCACCAGAAAAATCAATACGACCACAAATACCTGTAGAACCCAGGCTTGTCCGGATAGGTCCAGTTTTTCTAAAAAATCCAAAAGTCTCTCCTGTCTTATCTTTTATATTCCAGATTGTAACACCGTCAGCTGGGACGGGGATTCTCGAATGTGATTTGGAACGGTGCGAATGGTTGGCAACGATAAGGTTTAAATGTCCAATTCCAAAGTATCTCCAGCGGAGAATTGCTCTACGGCCCTTAAAGCCTGTTGCCACTGTGGATCCTGGCGCAGAGAATCCCAAGCCCTGTTTAAACGTCCATGCATGCGTATCAAGCGCAATTGCGATACGGGCTCGTGGTACTCACCCAAGCCGTCCAGCACTTTGGAAGCTGCCTCTGTGTCATTACACACCAAAGCCATATCACAACCGGCGGCCAGTGCCGCCTGAGTCCGCGCCACCACGTCGCCGGCCACACTGGCGGCCTCCATGCTCAGATCATCACTGAATATCACACCTTGAAACCCGAGTCGCCGGCGCAATACATCCTGCAGCCAAAACCGAGAGAACCCCGCCGGATGGGCATCCACCGCAGGATAAATCACGTGGGCAGGCATAATAGCTGCCAAGCCGTTTTGAATTAACCGCTCAAACGGTACCATGTCCTCCATTTCAATATCTGCAAACTGACGATGGTCTACTGGAAAAGCCACATGAGAATCGGCTTTGACTGAACCGTGACCGGGAAAGTGTTTCCCGGTGGATGCCATCCCTGCTTGATGCATACCGCGATGATACGCTTGTGCCAAGCGGCTGATTTTATCCGGCTCTTTATGAAAAGCCCGATCACCAATAACATCGCTGATATT encodes the following:
- the nagZ gene encoding beta-N-acetylhexosaminidase; amino-acid sequence: MSLGPVMMDLRGTAIDADEREMMQHPLVGGVILFTRNYESPQQIARLVTEIHNIRAPHLLVAVDHEGGRVQRFRDGFTRLPPVGELGVLAEKDIKQAESMAQTLGWLMAVELRAVGVDFSFAPVLDMDRNISDVIGDRAFHKEPDKISRLAQAYHRGMHQAGMASTGKHFPGHGSVKADSHVAFPVDHRQFADIEMEDMVPFERLIQNGLAAIMPAHVIYPAVDAHPAGFSRFWLQDVLRRRLGFQGVIFSDDLSMEAASVAGDVVARTQAALAAGCDMALVCNDTEAASKVLDGLGEYHEPVSQLRLIRMHGRLNRAWDSLRQDPQWQQALRAVEQFSAGDTLELDI
- a CDS encoding mechanosensitive ion channel family protein; this translates as MDFLEKLDLSGQAWVLQVFVVVLIFLVVDFIQRRVLKRFEARLAATPNPWDDAVLTSARAPLGLLIWVVGLSIAVQVVDANAKTDLFVYVEPARNIGVIVCITWFLVRFIKQAEVNIIQARRSKGVDVDVTTMDAITKLLRLAVMITAALVVLQTLGFSISGVLAFGGVGGIAVGFAARDMLANFFGGLMIYLDRPFSVGDWIRSPDRNIEGTVENIGWRLTVIRTFDKRPLYVPNNVFTSIAVENPSRMLNRRIYETIGIRYDDAAKMANIVAEVEAMLRSHSDIDQQQTLMVNFNSFAPSSLDFFVYTFTRTTNWVAYHQVKQDVLLKINDIIAAHGAQIAFPTSTLHVADEVMMRQMT